The genomic window ACCGTTGCTGAAAGAAAATCATGGTTTTTCCCTGAGAAATATTTTTCCCAGACCTCTTCGCCCTGCTGGTTCAGCTTAACCAGATGGAAATCGTAGCCGTTGTTCTGCTGCGAGGAGGCAGAAGGCAGACCGGAGGTTGTAGGAGAGCTGCCGCCTGTGATCTTTTGGCTGTTACCCCGAATGCTGCTTCCGGTAATTAAATACTGCTGATCGATGGTCGTGGTGACCTGTGAGAGAAAGTCCTGCGTAGAAGACCGGATGTCTTTCTGCCAGACTACTTCCTGAGCGGAAGAAAAACCACCCAAGAGTACGCATAGTAGAAATGCGCCTACATAATTTTTTTTCATTGTAAATATCAAATTTTAAGTTACTAATATATTTTTAATTGTGAGTTGTTCGCAATCCGTAAAAACCCCATATTTTGAGTATGGATTTAGCCAAATTATTCTAGCTTGATCGATTGTTTATTTCCATTTTGCTTGTTTTAAATATTATTTTTTTGTTCCTGGCAGCAAAAATAAATTCGCAGAACGACAGAAGGTGTCGTATTTTATTGAAATGTATTTCAACTGCAAAAAAATCTTTAGGTGTAATAATAAAGAAAGGCGCAGAGTTGAAGCCAATCAGTAACAGAGGCACTCGGATGCCCTACAACCAGATGTGACTTACAACCCGCGCCATATAGATGCACGGGCGTAAGCCTATCATTTTCAGGTTGTATAGAAGATTCCGAGTTTTCTGTTACCTTAATGATAGAAACTTACGCTTGTTTCGTTAAAATTATGTTTCAAATGTAAGTAATATTTCTTAAAATGAAATCACCGTATTTTTACGGTAATTTTTGGTTTTAAGTTTAGCCAAACCAATAAAAGTCAAAATAATATTTAAAATTTATATTTGTGATAGTAATATTACTTAAATCTAAAATCAAGCTAGTGATTTGGAAAAAATAAATGGCTTTTTAATATTTTTTTATTATAAAATTCTGCGAAATTAGGCATAATTACTCCTTAAATTGACCTCTAGAATTTCAAAAATGATTTCATAATAAAAAAAGAAGTTTTGAAGATCAAACTTATAATAGTACAATATCCGTATATTTTATAGGAAAACTATTCTCAGTGTAGGTTCTAAGAATATTTTGAGAATAAGAAATTAAAAATAATATTTTTATGCTAACTGATTTTTTATTTGGCAATAAAGAATAATAGTAAATTATATGAAATTAACTATTTTTGTACATAACTTCCGATAATATAAATTATATAGAAGTAAATAAATGACACCAGAACAAAAAGCAAGAGAAATTATCAATCGTATGCTTAATGAATCTGGGTGGGAAATTGTCAAAAGAGACCATTACTCACCCAATATTTCTGCTGTGGCAATCGAAGAAGGGATTTTAAAAGGAAGTCTTGAAGCCGATTATCTTCTATTTATTAATGGTAAAGCTATAGGTATTCTTGAAGCAAAAAAAGAAGAATGTCGGCTATCTAATATTGTGATGAAGCAAGCTGAAATATATACTAAAAGGTTGCCTGCTTGGTGTTCTTACTGGTATCAGCCGTTGCCCATCATTTATTTATCAAACGGTAAGGAAATATTATTTAGAAATATTAATAATCTTGATGAAGATTATCTGACAGTCCCTCGTATCCATTCGCCAAAAGAGATTGTAAAAATGCTTGGAATTGAAGATGAGTATGCAGGTCTGCCTTCACTCCAAAAAAAGGGACTAAGAGACTGTCAATATGAAGCAATTACTGAATTGGAATCAAGTTTCAGATTAGGTCAAGCCCGTGCGTTAATGGTACTTGCAACAGGGGCAGGAAAAACTTTTACGGCTTGTATGGCTGCTTACAGACTACTTTCTTATACGCCGATTAAGAGGGTTTTGTTTCTTGTTGACAGAAACAATTTAGGCAGACAGGCAGAAGGAGAATTTGGCACATTCCGGCTTACAGAAACAGGAGAACCATTTAATACGATTTTTACAACAGAGCGATTAAAATCTGCTAAAATCCCCAAAGATGCAAATGTCGTTATTTCAACCATTCAAAGACTTTTTGCGCTACTTGCAGGGCAGGAATTAAATGATAACGATGATGATGAATCATATAATGAAGATGGAAAAGAAATACAAATAGGTGCAAACTTAAATCTTCCTCCTGACTTTTTTGATTTAATCATTATTGATGAATGCCACCGTTCAATTTATGGAAATTGGCGACAAGTTTTGGAATATTTTAAATCAGCAAAGATGGTTGGTCTTACCGCTACACCAGCTCCCGAAACAAAAGCGTTTTTCAATAGCAATATCATTGTAAATTATACCCTTGAAAAATCTATTGCTGATGGAATCAATGTTGATTATCGTGTGTTCCGTATTAAAACTCAAGCTACAGAAAATGGAGGGGCTGTAAAAGAAGGAGAAAATATAACTCAGATAACAAAATATTCCGGTAAAGTAGAAGATATAAGAACTTCAGAAGAAAAAACATATACTTCTACAGAGCTCAATCGTAGTATTGTTAATCCTTCGCAAATTAAACTTATTTTAGAAACTTATCGTGATTCTATATATGATGAGCTGTATCCTGATAGAGAGCCTCAATTAGAGTATATTCCTAAAACTCTGATTTTTGCTTTGAATGATGCTCACGCAACCAATATAGTCCGAATTGCGAAAGATATATTTCCTAACCAATCTGAAAATTTTATACAAAAAATCACCTATTCTGCAGGAGACAGCAATCAGTTGATAAGAAGTTTTAGAAATGACAAAGATTTCCGAATTGCTGTTACCGTGACATTGGTAGCGACAGGAACGGATGTGAAACCGTTGGAAGTTGTTATGTTTATGCGGGATGTAGAATCGGATGCACTTTATACACAGATGAAAGGTCGTGGTGTAAGAACCATAGGAGACGAACAACTTCGCAATGTAACTCCCAACGCAGTCAGTAAAGACCTTTTCTTTTTGGTAGATGCAGTCGGAGTAACAGAACACGAAATGCAGGTTACTCGTCCTGGTGCAGATATACCGCCGCCCAATATGTCTTTAAGAATATTATTAGAGCGTATTACGCACGGAGATTTGTCGGATGATAATTTAAGACTCTTGGCAAGTCGTTTATCACGAATCAATATTAAATCAGATGATAAACAACGCCAAAAATTCACAGATTTAGCAAGAATCGAGATGAAAGATTTGGCAGTACAAATATTTAATGCTTTAGAAGAAGGAATATTAGAGCCTTTTATTGAGGTTAATAATCCTAATCTTACTCGAAAAGGTCTTGTTAGTCCTCTTACGCATAATCCGAAAGCAAGACAATATCTGTTAGAATTGAATGCAGGATTTATATCCATTTTGCAACCAGGAGAAGATAATTTAATTGAAAAAGGATTTTCAATTGAAGAAGCTCAGAAGACCACCCAGGCATTTGAAGATTATGTTAATTCTCATAAAGACGAGATTGAAGCTTTACGTATCATTTACAATAATACCAATGAGCCGATTACTTATAAAATGTTGAAGGAGCTACGAGAAAAACTAATTCACACTAGCAACAAATTTAATCCTATTCTACTATGGAATACCTATTCCGTCTTAGACCCAGCTCACGTTGTCTCATTTCGTTCGAAAGATGAAAAAGATGCGCTAACGAATATTATTCAATTGGTGCGTTTTGCTTTTAAACAAAGCCCGGATTTACGTTCTTTATCATCAATGGCTGCAAGTCGCTTTGAGCTTTGGTGCGGGCAAAACCAACGACCATTGACGGACACTCAAAAAGAGATTATCCGTAATGTTGTCAATTATATTGTAGCCAATGGAAGTTGCAATATGAACGATATTAAAGAGGAAGATAAGCCTTTAGTTGCTCAAATGGTAAGAGATTTTGGTACTGCAGATTCTGTAAATACTGCAATCATCTCACTTTCACAATTCATACTAAAAGCTGCTTAAAATAAAATTATTAATGGCAAAAAAAACAGTTGCGACCGAGCAGTCGCTTACGAAAAAAGTCTGGAATTTAGCTACCATTCTTTCATCACAAGGTGTTGGCTTCACCGATTATATTACACAGTTAACTTATCTTTTATTTCTTAAGATGGACAACGAAAATGTTGAAATTTTCGGAGAGGAATCTGCTATTCCAGATGGTTACCGCTGGAATGATTTAACTGAACTGGATGGACTTGATTTAATCGACCATTACGAGAAAACCTTAAAATTATTGAGTCAGGAAGACAACCTGATAGGAACAATTTATACAAAAGCCCAAAATAAAATTGATAAACCAGTATATCTCAAAAAAGTCATAACACTTATTGATGAAGAGAATTGGTTGTCGATGGATGGAGATGTTAAAGGTGCGATTTATGAAAGTATTCTTGAGAAAAACGGACAAGACAAGAAAAGTGGTGCTGGGCAATACTTTACTCCACGACCACTAATTAATACAATGGTTGAAGTTACTCGTCCGCAAATTGGAGAAACGGTCTGCGATCCTGCTTGTGGTACTGGTGGTTTTCTTCTTGCTGCTTACGATTATATGAAAGAGCAGTCGCAAGATAAAGAAAAACGGGCTTTCCTGAGGGATAAAGCATTGCACGGAAACGACAATACACCTCTTGTTGTTACCCTCGCTTCAATGAATTTATATCTGCACGGAATTGGCACGGAACGAAGTCCGATAGAATGCTGTGATTCATTAGAAAAAGAACCGGATACATTAGTAGATGTAGTACTTGCTAATCCTCCATTCGGGAATAGACCTGCTGGTTCTACAGATATTGCTGCTATGCGAACCGATTTGTATGTTTCCACGAGCAATAACCAGCTGAATTTTATGCAACAAATTATGCTGATGCTCAAAAATGGCGGAAGAGCAGCAGTGGTATTGCCGGATAACGTATTGTTTGAAGGCGGCGCAGGGGAAACGATTCGAAAAAAATTACTTACTGAATTTAATCTTCATACCATTCTTCGCTTACCTACAGGTATTTTTTATGCCAATGGTGTCAAAGCAAATGTATTGTTTTTTTCAAAAGGGAATAAAACCAATGAAACGTGGTATTACGATTACCGCACCAATGTAAAACATACATTGGCAACCAAT from Chryseobacterium sp. SORGH_AS_0447 includes these protein-coding regions:
- a CDS encoding class I SAM-dependent DNA methyltransferase, with protein sequence MAKKTVATEQSLTKKVWNLATILSSQGVGFTDYITQLTYLLFLKMDNENVEIFGEESAIPDGYRWNDLTELDGLDLIDHYEKTLKLLSQEDNLIGTIYTKAQNKIDKPVYLKKVITLIDEENWLSMDGDVKGAIYESILEKNGQDKKSGAGQYFTPRPLINTMVEVTRPQIGETVCDPACGTGGFLLAAYDYMKEQSQDKEKRAFLRDKALHGNDNTPLVVTLASMNLYLHGIGTERSPIECCDSLEKEPDTLVDVVLANPPFGNRPAGSTDIAAMRTDLYVSTSNNQLNFMQQIMLMLKNGGRAAVVLPDNVLFEGGAGETIRKKLLTEFNLHTILRLPTGIFYANGVKANVLFFSKGNKTNETWYYDYRTNVKHTLATNPMRRQHLDDFIKCYNAENINRRIETYSKENPSGRWRKFTSAELLVRDKTSLDITWIKTGEDTVDMSLAELLLQIEEKSSNISRAVTSLKEIIGKIEE
- a CDS encoding DEAD/DEAH box helicase family protein — its product is MTPEQKAREIINRMLNESGWEIVKRDHYSPNISAVAIEEGILKGSLEADYLLFINGKAIGILEAKKEECRLSNIVMKQAEIYTKRLPAWCSYWYQPLPIIYLSNGKEILFRNINNLDEDYLTVPRIHSPKEIVKMLGIEDEYAGLPSLQKKGLRDCQYEAITELESSFRLGQARALMVLATGAGKTFTACMAAYRLLSYTPIKRVLFLVDRNNLGRQAEGEFGTFRLTETGEPFNTIFTTERLKSAKIPKDANVVISTIQRLFALLAGQELNDNDDDESYNEDGKEIQIGANLNLPPDFFDLIIIDECHRSIYGNWRQVLEYFKSAKMVGLTATPAPETKAFFNSNIIVNYTLEKSIADGINVDYRVFRIKTQATENGGAVKEGENITQITKYSGKVEDIRTSEEKTYTSTELNRSIVNPSQIKLILETYRDSIYDELYPDREPQLEYIPKTLIFALNDAHATNIVRIAKDIFPNQSENFIQKITYSAGDSNQLIRSFRNDKDFRIAVTVTLVATGTDVKPLEVVMFMRDVESDALYTQMKGRGVRTIGDEQLRNVTPNAVSKDLFFLVDAVGVTEHEMQVTRPGADIPPPNMSLRILLERITHGDLSDDNLRLLASRLSRINIKSDDKQRQKFTDLARIEMKDLAVQIFNALEEGILEPFIEVNNPNLTRKGLVSPLTHNPKARQYLLELNAGFISILQPGEDNLIEKGFSIEEAQKTTQAFEDYVNSHKDEIEALRIIYNNTNEPITYKMLKELREKLIHTSNKFNPILLWNTYSVLDPAHVVSFRSKDEKDALTNIIQLVRFAFKQSPDLRSLSSMAASRFELWCGQNQRPLTDTQKEIIRNVVNYIVANGSCNMNDIKEEDKPLVAQMVRDFGTADSVNTAIISLSQFILKAA